The Streptomyces sp. DH-12 genome has a window encoding:
- a CDS encoding ROK family glucokinase, which translates to MGLTIGVDIGGTKIAAGVVDEEGTILSTHKVPTPGTPEEIVDAIASAVEGARAGHDIVGVGIGAAGYVNRQRSEVYFAPNIHWRNEPLKEKVEARVGLPVVVENDANAAAWGEYKFGAGKGHRNVICITLGTGLGGGVIIGNKLRRGHFGVAAEFGHIRMVPDGLLCGCGSQGCWEQYASGRALVRYAKQRANATPDQAQTLLSLGDGTPEGIEGKHVSMAARQGDRVAVDSYRELARWVGAGLADLASLFDPSAFIVGGGLSDEGELVLGPIRKSYRRWLVGGNWRPVADVLGAQLGNKAGLVGAADLAREPDPIM; encoded by the coding sequence ATGGGACTCACCATCGGCGTCGACATCGGCGGCACCAAGATCGCGGCCGGCGTGGTCGACGAGGAAGGCACCATCCTCTCGACCCACAAGGTGCCGACCCCGGGCACGCCCGAGGAGATCGTGGACGCCATCGCCTCCGCGGTGGAAGGGGCACGCGCCGGACACGACATCGTCGGCGTGGGCATCGGCGCGGCCGGATACGTCAACCGCCAGCGCTCCGAGGTCTACTTCGCCCCCAACATCCACTGGCGCAACGAGCCGCTCAAGGAGAAGGTCGAGGCCCGCGTGGGCCTCCCGGTCGTCGTGGAGAACGACGCCAACGCGGCGGCCTGGGGCGAGTACAAGTTCGGCGCGGGCAAGGGCCACCGCAACGTCATCTGCATCACGCTCGGCACCGGCCTCGGCGGCGGCGTGATCATCGGCAACAAGCTGCGCCGCGGCCACTTCGGCGTGGCCGCCGAGTTCGGCCACATCCGCATGGTGCCGGACGGCCTGCTGTGCGGCTGCGGCTCGCAGGGCTGCTGGGAGCAGTACGCCTCCGGCCGCGCCCTCGTCCGCTACGCCAAGCAGCGCGCCAACGCCACCCCGGATCAGGCCCAGACCCTGCTCTCGCTCGGCGACGGCACCCCCGAGGGCATCGAGGGCAAGCACGTCTCCATGGCCGCCCGCCAGGGCGACCGGGTGGCCGTCGACTCCTACCGCGAACTGGCCCGCTGGGTCGGCGCGGGCCTGGCCGACCTGGCCTCCCTGTTCGACCCCTCCGCCTTCATCGTCGGCGGCGGCCTCTCCGACGAGGGCGAACTGGTCCTCGGTCCGATCCGCAAGTCGTACCGCCGCTGGCTGGTCGGCGGCAACTGGCGTCCGGTCGCCGACGTCCTCGGCGCCCAGCTCGGCAACAAGGCGGGCCTGGTCGGCGCGGCGGACCTCGCCCGCGAGCCCGACCCGATCATGTGA